In Sparus aurata chromosome 3, fSpaAur1.1, whole genome shotgun sequence, the following are encoded in one genomic region:
- the LOC115577776 gene encoding nuclear receptor subfamily 0 group B member 2-like, whose protein sequence is MMFPLEEITPNTCSGYQDQRGHTLLYNILSGRASGYFNTKLSHNTAAHNCRCEQRKTVCLKDPKATCQVASSVLVKTIHFVRSLPSFSQLPPGDQSSLLRHCWVPLFVLGLAQEKIVFEVTDAPNSSILRQILLGPGLTEKEADRPTFAGVHKLRTCLHYLWNLDLSPKEYAYLKGALLFNPAVQGLSASLFIVGLQQEAQRALHEVIHLLHPEDNLRFSNVLQATSAVQTVSHSLVTELFFKPVIGNTNMLHLITEMLFVQEDCS, encoded by the exons atgatGTTTCCTCTGGAGGAGATCACACCCAACACTTGCTCCGGTTACCAGGATCAGCGTGGTCACACACTTCTTTACAACATCTTGAGCGGGAGGGCGAGTGGCTACTTCAACACCAAACTGAGCCACAACACCGCAGCACACAACTGCCGCTGTGAGCAGAGGAAGACGGTTTGCCTGAAGGACCCAAAGGCCACCTGCCAAGTTGCCTCCAGCGTGCTGGTCAAAACCATCCACTTTGTAAGAAGTTTACCCTCATTTAGTCAGCTTCCACCAGGAGATCAGTCATCATTGCTAAGACATTGCTGGGTTCCTTTATTTGTTCTGGGGCTTGCTCAAGAAAAGATAGTGTTTGAAGTGACTGACGCGCCAAATTCAAGTATCCTGAGGCAGATTCTGCTGGGACCAGGACTCACAGAAAAAGAAGCTGATAGACCAACTTTCGCTGGAGTGCACAAACTCAGAACTTGCTTGCATTATCTGTGGAATCTGGATCTCAGTCCGAAGGAATACGCTTACTTGAAGGGTGCTTTGTTGTTTAACCCAG CTGTTCAAGGACTGAGTGCCTCGCTGTTCATTGTAGGTCTCCAACAGGAGGCTCAAAGAGCTCTCCACGAAGTCATCCACCTCCTGCACCCAGAGGACAACCTTCGCTTCAGCAATGTCCTTCAAGCCACGTCTGCAGTCCAGACTGTCAGCCACAGCCTGGTCACAGAACTCTTCTTCAAGCCAGTTATTGGCAACACAAATATGTTACATTTGATAACAGAGATGTTGTTTGTGCAAGAAGATTGCAGTTAG
- the kdf1b gene encoding keratinocyte differentiation factor 1 — MSAAGTGSLRRSSGPGSYKHGPSRSSSQRSSYEERCVDPVEERLPMPEPKTVHKAQLKDANGKESETIGFIPGSADPSSATQTCNPCASPRNCRTFICSVLTCGLYRVCQRSILAPCLAPNESSTDEPEKVSLQGVNPGDNKEEDDVDLFGDVRIAGVKVDSPSEYLEVESKPPSYVPPAVSRTQPRHPSLHESMRFDDWEDGDENVDSLIAKKLLELYSEYQIEELARCTSDSVFLRKSKDINQLINSLAEEHKMDEQEAECRLVRGIIRISTRKSTKKRPPVSRRERTLSDSGNETMRDSDSYSFSNNNDYKSNPNIQISELTSSDKCARDMWRNNGGHTSSSPTAYSPSHTGTNSSGVPLIRTSVRT; from the exons ATGTCTGCCGCCGGCACTGGCAGTCTGAGACGCAGCTCAGGGCCTGGCAGCTACAAGCATGGgcccagcaggagcagcagccaGAGGTCATCATATGAGGAGCGCTGTGTGGACCCAGTTGAAGAGAGGCTCCCGATGCCAGAGCCAAAGACGGTCCACAAAGCTCAACTGAAAGATGCTAATGGGAAGGAGTCTGAGACTATTGGCTTCATTCCTGGTTCAGCTGATCCTTCCTCTGCCACACAAACCTGCAATCCCTGCGCTTCTCCAAGGAACTGCAGGACCTTTATCTGCAGTGTGCTCACCTGCGGCCTGTATAGGGTGTGCCAGCGTTCCATACTTGCTCCATGCCTGGCGCCAAACGAGAGCTCCACGGACGAACCAGAGAAGGTCAGCCTCCAAGGTGTGAACCCAGGAGACAACAAAGAGGAGGACGATGTAGACTTATTTGGGGACGTCCGCATCGCTGGAGTCAAAGTTGACAGTCCAAGCGAGTATTTAGAAGTTGAAAGCAAACCTCCATCATACGTGCCTCCGGCTGTCAGTCGAACACAGCCCAGACATCCGTCACTGCATGAATCCATGAGGTTTGATGACTGGGAGGATGGCGATGAGAACGTGGACTCACTGATTGCAAAGAAGCTGCTGGAGCTGTACTCTGAATATCAAATCGAGGAGTTGGCCAGGTGCACCTCCGACTCTGTTTTTCTGAGGAAGAGCAAGGACATCAACCAGCTCATTAACTCACTGGCAGAAGAACACAAAATGGACGAGCAGGAGGCCGAGTGTCGGCTGGTGCGTGGCATCATCCGCATCAGCACAAGGAAGAGTACGAAGAAGAGGCCGCCTGTCTCCAGGAGAGAGAGGACGCTGTCGGACAGCGGGAACGAGACCATGCGAGACAGCGATTCCTATTCATTCAGCAACAACA ATGACTACAAATCaaatccaaacatccaaatatcCGAACTGACCTCCTCTGACAAGTGTGCCAGAGATATGTGGAGGAACAATGGAG GTCATACTTCTAGTTCTCCAACAGCCTACTCGCCCTCTCACACGGGAACCAACTCATCAGGTGTCCCACTAATTCGCACCTCTGTGAGAACATGA